The window TGAGTCTCTGTTCCAAAGACGCCATCGATCGCACCACTAAAAAAGCCGATCGCTTTGAGCCGTTCTTGGAGCCCTTCCACTGCCGAACCCCGCATTCCCACTCGCAGCACAGGCAATTCAGCTGTAGCGTTGGGTTCAGAAGTTGAGGCAGGGGGAGCACTATTATTTGAAGGTGAAGTATTTGAAGGTGAAGTATTTGAAGGTGAAGGCGTTTGACGGGGGGCAGAACTGGGGGCTGGGTTAGGAGCCGGAGTTGGGGTAGCAGTAGGATTTGGGACAGGGCTGGGAGTTGGATTAGGAGCCGGAGCTGGGTTAGGAGCCGGGGTTGGGATAGCGGTAGGATTTGGGCTGGGAGCAGTGGGAATGGTGGGGGAAGGAAAGGGCGTGCTTGCAGTTGGGGCAGGTGCAGTTGAGTTAGCCGGTGGTGGAGCCGCGCTGACAGTTGTGCTGACTGGAGTAGCCGTGGCACTGGCTGTGTTGACCGGAGGAGAGGGAGGGAGCAAACGATTCCAGGTTTCGCCACCAACAACGCCATCCGGGTTTAGACCTGCGGATCGCTGGAATGCTGATACTGCATCTGCGGTGCTTTGCTGATAGATGCCATCAACGGGACTACTGTAGAATCCCAATAGCTTGAGCATTGCTTGAAGTTCTGTCACTGGCTCCCCCTGG of the Trichocoleus sp. genome contains:
- a CDS encoding peptidoglycan-binding protein, which encodes MAQFEVKFRAIDRILTRCQPMFMSFHFILTQPLHSWRMRSGLTVLISVLIWNLLYTPAQSQQNLPNSTPQTQTTQPDARTVLKLGSQGEPVTELQAMLKLLGFYSSPVDGIYQQSTADAVSAFQRSAGLNPDGVVGGETWNRLLPPSPPVNTASATATPVSTTVSAAPPPANSTAPAPTASTPFPSPTIPTAPSPNPTAIPTPAPNPAPAPNPTPSPVPNPTATPTPAPNPAPSSAPRQTPSPSNTSPSNTSPSNNSAPPASTSEPNATAELPVLRVGMRGSAVEGLQERLKAIGFFSGAIDGVFGTETQAAVQAAQRNFGLEPDGVVGPATWLALLR